A window of Punica granatum isolate Tunisia-2019 chromosome 8, ASM765513v2, whole genome shotgun sequence genomic DNA:
TGCGACGAGGTGTGAAGACGAAGGGTTTGGTTTGATCTATGCCGGAAAACAGGCCGTCAGACTTGAAGACCATGATCAGGAGACAGAGACTGTCGATGTGATGTACCACTCATTTGGGGAGGGGTACGCGACGAGGTGCAAAGATGAAGGGTTCGGTTTGATCTATGCGGGAAAACAGTCCATTAAAGATCATGATCAAGAGATCGTCGAGAATCATTTCGGTAAGTCATGAATACATGTAAATACACCCAATAATTACACATCCGTTCGGAAACGGAACGAGAAATTGCACGAATATGAGAGGTTCAGTTGAAAcgaatgcttttttttttttctaatagaTTTGTTTGGATTTGCAGCCTTCGAGACCAAGGAGAGTCACAtcaagaaggagaaggcacaGCACCGGAATTAAGATAACTCAGAGCATTCTCGTGATGTAGACGAGGTTATGAGTATGTGTAAACAGCAATGTTGCTTTTTTAGATTATCAAAACTAATCTCTACTTGTAAAAAAACCATAATAATTAGATCGGAGGAGTCACTTTTGAAACTAATCAGAAGTTCTTTATGTAGCGACTCGCAAAGGACCCACGAGGTCCAGAGTACTTCAGCATTTCAAAACTAATCAGATACTTGAGTTGGGCTTCGAGAGCCGAATCTACCCTCAGATGCTTAAATCAAACAGAATGGAGAGAAAAGGCAAAGGTAGTGTCCCTACCAAAAAATGGAGTCAATCAGTCTAAGAGACATCCCTAACGTGCACAGAAGACCTATTGTGTCGATATTGTTCCTCTATTATTAAAGTTCGATGCATATTCACGTGTGCATTGCGTGTCGGTTCGTACCTACAATGTGCTCGAATGCTCTACTAGCATATCCGTACGTTGGAACTCTTGGTACAAGTGTGAAGTTATGGCCTTGGTCAACTCCACCGTGGTGATCGCTCTATCTGAGCTActcgatatatatattcatttcaaGAGAATTTCaaccttttatatatatatatatatatatatattcttcagTTCTGGGTAAATTTCGATCCTAGCATATCAATTGCTTTATTGAAACCAAAAAGTAATGTCTTAATGACGCCTTGTGAAAACGGTGAGTTCATCAAATCTCGGACAAGGGGCCTCATTGATTAGGATCACGATTCACAACTGATGTGCTTCAGGATGCAGTACAAGATGCAATCAGATTTATTTGAGGTCCAATTAAGTGTTCAAAGGCCATGCCACACGGATCGGGcccatataatattaaatgcATTGAATTAGGTGGTAAAACACATGATCAACTTGAGTAGGTAATCCATTTAATGTGCACCTGCATTTTAGACGAATTTTCAAAGGTAGTTGCAGCAAGAGAAGTTAGCAATTAATGTATTAAGACTTTTACTTTGCGTGTTTTCAAGGATTTTTTCCTTCTCATATTTGGGAACTAGTTATCTTTATCTATGCTTTCATTAAATCCCGTGATTGTAAGAACATTATATAAGCTCTATTTTGAAGATGTATGGAAGACTTGAAtcttgaatgaaattgccttgTGTATATCTTCTATCAATCTTATCTAAATAATTCCTTTGTTGAGTGGGAAAGATCCCGATTCTTATCATTCATCTTTGAGCGTGGTAAATCAAAATAGTTTTTCTTACTCGCGACGAtttatcttatcgagtgagtttaaTTAATTCTACTTTCCACCCTTCTTCCTTATCCATTTCTGGCTCGAGAGTGCgtcatttggtatcaaagcttaAATCTGGCATCGAAGCTCATCAACAAAGTGGTCCTTCAATGGAAATTCTTATATGTATGCGAGTGCTAATATACTGGGAATTAACTGTACTAAGGACAGTTTTATTCATAAGTTCCTTTTGAGAATGAATGAGATAATTTGAATATGAGAATTTGGTCAAGTATATCTTTTTACAGGAAAAGTCATGAACTTAGCTcataataataactaataaaggatTACAGATAGTCCTACCAAGTATCGAACTTAAAACTTATTCGTTATCAAGCAAGAGTGTGCACAACTGGGATATATCATTTTTGGATGGTCAAGTAGATGTTTTATTTGCTTGGTATTGTTAATTGCACCTTACAAATCTACAGTGGAAAGAACAGCTGTTCATTATCTTTGAAGTTGGTAATAAAACTTGGTAGACTTTTGAAGACTCGCAAGAACAAATTTAGAACAAATCTAGGATCGTGGagaaaaagggggaaaatgTAGCCTCACCTAAATTGTTCTGCTGAAGGTTGCTTAATACCTTGGGTTAGGGACTTGTCAAGAGTAAACTCTGATATAATTCATCACCTTTGCATTTTCGGGTTAAGAGGATAACCATGTACACACCCTGCTAGTAGGTTCAATTCCATGATTGCATCGTCTCCCTTCAAATCCTAATTTAGATTGAGCTTGCCAATTTATTAAGCTTCAAAGCAGACGTACATAACACACAATGATAACACCTTTCAATACGTCTCAACAAATACTTTTCCCACAGTAATAGAAGTAAAAAGGCAACATGGCATAAAAGTAACTGATGGTGTTCATGATCACATCACCATGGAGGAGTTTTAATAGTAAAACCAACTCATATTGAGTCTCAACAAATATTTCCCACCCTATTGGAAGTAGAAAGGCAACATGGCATAAAAGTAACTGAAGGCTGTTACCGATCACATCATCATGGTGGAGTTTAAACAGGAATACCAACTCATACTAGAAACAAAAAGCAGGCCATTGCAAACCCAACATTGAGGCAAGGGAGACTCATCATTGGCGTCAATCCATGGCAAGCACACAGCGAAGGCAGCCTCCTTCATGCAGTAGATCAAAAGCCTTGTTGATCTCCCCAAGAGTCAGATTGTGGGTTATGTACTCATCCACCTTAATTTCCTGCATTACACAAagggaaggaaaagaaaaaatttaactcaCGGAAATAGGAAACCAAGTGAACAGCATGGTCGCATGTTGTGCatgatattctttttctcccttttcaatttaaataattttgccTTCTTCATGTATTTGTCGACGAGCCATGGCACTTGTGAGCGGCTCTTGAAACCACCAAAAGCAGTTCCTTTCCAAACACGACCCGTCACAAGCTGGAATGGACGGGTCGAGATCTCCTGCCCTGATGCTGCAACACCCACAATCACCGAGGTTCCCCACCCCTGCACATGCCAATCCACCAATTATTTGCAACTTACATATAATTAGAGCTTCATTCCTCCTGCAAAAGTTTgtctttaaaacaaaaatttgGCTAACGAGTTCTGCGGATAATTCTAGGGTAATTACTACGTCCTTCTGAGGCTCATCATGCCTCAGAGTTGTCTTAAAACATTCAATTGGCATGATCCTGATTTCAAGAGCAACCACAGATAGGCACGATTAGGAGGATGTCATGAGGAAAACATTATTTGGTTGCACTGCATAACATGTTACAAAATGGAATAcacatttttttcctcaagAGTGAACCCTAAATTAAAATCCATGTATTCAAGGACAACTCACCTTGTGACAACATTCCAGGGCAGCCCTCATCACAGAGACATTTCCAATACATTCAAAGCTGTAGTCAACTCCACCATCGGTATGATCAACAATAACCTGTTGAATTGGTTTATCGTGGTCTTTCGGGTTGATAAATTCAGTCACTCCAAAATTTTTTGCTGCAAATAATGGGATGCACATGTCCATGTAAGGTCCATTATACTAAACATAACAGAGAGATGAATTGAAATTTGGTTCGGGCACCAGCCAACAGAAATAAGTCTCAGGATATCATTCTAGATAGAAGCATTGAAAAACCAAAATAAAGCCTGTGAAGGAATTTACAGATTGTCCAAGGGGATTTCTTGGTAAAGACTTAAGGACACTTGTGATGGTTGTTTTGGGATTGGAGAAATATGGAGGAAACTTTATTTGATGTAGATAGCGGTTGCTCTGAAATATCAATCAGCAATTCTTACCTGTGTCAAACTTCTTGCTGTCAATATCAATGCCAATTATTCTTGATGCACCTGCGGCTTTAGCACCCTCAGCAACCTGTCTTAGCTCAAACCACAGCCATCATGAGCATAGGTACATACTCAACTGAAGAGCAACTGTAAGTAGTCCAAGAAATAACTCACAGCAAGTCCGACAGTTCCAAGACCGAAGACAGCAACAATAGATCCTGGTTCTACTTTTGCTGTGTTCCACACTGCTCCCAAGCCTACAAAACAAAGAATAACATGCTTCTTCAAGGTCATAAAACTCAATCATCATGAATTAGATTTATATTGATGAGAACACAGGATACATCTGTACTATATAACAGAGACAATGCATGTAAGTTCCATATCATTTCCTTTAAAGGGAGAATATGATTGTGGAAACAGTACTGGGTTACACAACATTGGGGTCTTTCTTATGAATGAAGCTTATTCAACAGATTGACGGAACAAACTTTTTAATATCTGATACAAAAATAATGTTAAAGATTACACTATGTAGGTTCCAACTGTAAAGCACATCACATGTTCTTCATTATACTTCATTGTAACCCTAGGAGCAATCATTAGATTTAATAGAGCTTATATCCCTCTGCATATTCTCCATGCAATCAGAAAACAGTCTCCACTTTATTTTCATTGAAATTTGTGCGGTAAAATACAAGCCAACATATTTACTGCTAGTCAgattttaattcattttcacATCTTAGTTTGAAAAGATAAATACAAACAGCAAACCGATGAAACACATTTCCGCGGCTTCTGCTTGCTGAATTTTATGAGTACCTTCGGCAACTTGGGAATGAAATTCAGTGACGTCGTTTGACTGCCCAGTAAAATTGACAGGAATACAAGCTCTAAAACAACTCTACCTCCATATCTTCTACATTAATAGATTCTGTATTTAAATTCCCTCATTAAGAAAATAAGCCCCATGTACTTAGTGTTTCTGCCGTATTCATTTCaccaaagtataaggaaaccATTATTGACATCTGAAAGAATGATGTATTAATCCATTGAAAAAACGAAAGAATGATGAATTAATCCATCTTCCACTGATGAGGAGATGATTTAAATGGAAATGAAGCAATATACTAAGGGCCCTACATTTTGAAATGGGCAATCCTTGGATCAAACAAAGCCTCAATGCGTTGTTGatcataataaaatcttctatCAATTTGGATTATAGGACTTCTAGGCAATCGCATTTTATCACtgtatctctctctctctctctctctctctctctctctctctctctctgccttTTCAATACTTTATGACAATTATTCAGTATGAAGTATATAACAAACAGAATCCTAGCATCTACAATAATCtttcaaaaaagaagaaaaaagaaaaagagtaaaTAGCTAAACCAATCTGCACtggagaaagaaaagagaaaaagcgatcacattttcctttattcggctttggtttgggAAGAAAAGGTTAGGATCCTCAGCAGAAACTTGATGAACCGTAGATTGCACCAGGGGTGAAAGAATGCTTTTGGCTTGGGATAATTTGATCAGAACCCACTTGAAAATCTGAGTCAGCTACCAAGCTCAACCATCCTGATAGAAATCCATCTGTTTGTAGAGTTTTATGCCATAATAATACACTCAATTGTCCTAAAAACACTGAAGAAtaggaaaaatcaaataaatatgggatgcaattttaatatgaaaatttagaTACTCTAAAATACTTATAGATCACTAAAAATGATAGAATGGTTACATACACTGGTCATGCAAATGCTAGAGGAAAAGGAGgcaaatattatatttcacCTGTAATCATGCATAGCCGTATCATTTAGAGAAAGCATTTGCATTACACCAAAGCAACAGTCGCATACATGGAGCATGTTCGGGGTGCTGTGGTTTCTAGCTATAATGCACCTAACTGTGGCTAGTTcgttcatcaaaaaaaaaaaaacaaaaacaaaaacaaaaacaaaaaaaacaaaagaaactgTGGCTAGTTTGTTGAATTGATTATTAGCTCTATTCAGTAATTATGTACCTGTAaatattaaatagaaaaagaatttgTAAACTGAAACAACAAATGGGATTATGCATCTCTTCTACAATACAGAATAGGGAATTCCCCTTGGCTGATACTTCAACTCTTCAATGTTAAGGAGACTGAGAAGACCAagctatttttaattttttcacataacaggggaaaagaaaagagcaaaCTTTACTAACATGAAACATTCAATTCCCTAATTTAATGATAGATGATTGTAGATCCTCACCTGTGGGAACACCACAACCAAGAAGACACACTTTCTCCAAAGGAGCTTTGGGATCAATCTTTGCAACACTGACGTCATGGACAACAGTGTACTGGCTAAACGTAGAGGTCCCCATGAAATGGTATATGGGCTTTCCATTTACCGAGAATCGGCTCTTGCGGTCATTCATCATGACCCCAACACCAGTTGCAGTCCGAACTTTGCCACAAAGGTTAGTCTTTCCTGACTTGCAGAACTTGCACTCCCGGCATTCCGCCTGGTAACAAGGAATCACATGATCCCCCGGTTTCACTTCAGTTACACCTTCACCGACACTCTCCACAATGCTGCATCAAAACAACGAGTCAGATAGTCTAAATTGCAGAGTAAATGGGCCTCTAGATGCGGTATTTCATTAGTGATCCTCTCGGGACCTTGGCTTGTGCCATGGTTAACCTTTTCAGGAAATTTGCACATCGAAAAACATGACTCGGGACAGGTTACCATACCCAGCGGCCTCGTGTCCAAGAATGCAGGGGAAGAGACCTTCTGGATCCTGCAAACACAACATTAAACACCGATTTCAGCGTAGAAACGTTACAAATAccaaaatgtttcaattatTGTACATGAGAGAGGCGATAAAAGAACAACACAGTAGTGACTACATCATCCAGTGGAGAAGATTCAATTAACAATCTGCAGCTTATGCCTAAGCAGAATATGGAAAAATCGGAGGCGAATATTCAACAgatattcaggaaatgaggATCGTAATGAATGATAGTGACAGACAGTACCTTTCCGCTCCAAGTGTAGGCATCGGTGTGGCACAGAGCAGTGAAGAGAATCTTGATTCTGACCTCACCGGCTTGCGGCGGAGCCACCTGCACATCCTCTATGACGAGCGGCTTGTTTGGCTCATACGAGACGGCAGCTGAAACGTTACGATTTCAGAATCAATCACAACAGTACATAGGGTTTCAACAACATCGGTCCGGAATCCAACCATCAAGATTAAGTATCGTCAGCGGAAGGATAAGGGGTTGAGGGCGGAGAAAGGGGGAAATACCTTTGCAGGTGATGACCTGACCTTCGGTGGAAGCCATTGGTGATGATGGGAGAGCTCAatgagagacagagagagagtggagaaATTGTATGATGaagatgaaaaaaatcaaagcacgtgaagaagatgaggaagaTTTATTGTGTGTGATGTGATCCGATGAATTAGGACATGATAATATTTAGAACTTTTGCTccagcaatatatatatatatatatatataatcgaaaaaatgtgcatatatataagacGCATATCCGTATTACACAAACCCTCATGCGActctttttgttatttttaaacttttcgacaacaaatatattataattttttaatatttatttattattttatttatagaaaTTGTAGAaggtttattaattttattactaaattataaaattaatttggccaaaaaaattatgaaattagtaaagaaaagaatataCGAGGGAGGGGAAGTGAGAAGCCGTCTAGAGAAAGGAAGTGGAGAGAAAAAAGTGGAATGGTGTGAGAGTAACACTAACACCATTTATCATGACCTAGTGGTAAAGAAGAGTTTAAATATTCACTCGATCTCGAGTTCGAAACCCCTTGGAGCTACTGGAGCACTTTTGACGTGATTACCCATTCCGTGCACTGTCGGGGGTTCACGGAACCTTGAgaattagtcgggcgaagccCAAACACTCTGagttagccaaaaaaaaaacaccatTTATCATGGAAGTCACTCATAGGGCATAAGGGGCATGATGACTTGACGTCATCCTCACCTTCCTCCGGCTTTTGGGTGTCGTTTGGGATACACCCAATGCCACATCACCCGAAGAGGTATCACACCTAAAAATGCACTTCCCACTCCAATGTGGTCACCCGTAAGATCtccacattttatttttaaaagagaggctgaaaaagaaaagtaaaaatgaAGTAATGAGTGGTCCGCTCCCCATCACGTGATCGGAACCACCCTTAAAAGAAAGTGAGGACAATATGTGTCGTGCCGTGTTTAAACTAATCGTGTGTAAGCAAATTAATGTCAAAAAACTCTAAACCcgaacacgacacgtttaataAACGCgtcaatattttcaaatacaAACATAACACGTTTAATTATGAGTTTATACGGACACAACACGTTTAATCCATTTGACTAAACGTGTctaaatgtgtatatatacttacCTACACGAATATAACACTATTACTTTAGGTACCTATTATACCTAGATAATATGAcactattaattttaattacatATTACTATACGATTGACATGATAAAAACACCATAAACGAgtgatttatataaacaaatttagatgatttgtattttcttttataaattgatacaatatgtgaaataaaattattaacacgaaaatttataatataaacgGGTCTAATCGTGTCTAAATGTGTTATACTGGTTAACACGattatttatcgtgtttaaacgggttTGACCAATTTAGACACGAAATACATTTAGTTTTAACCCAAACCCGTTTAATTATGTATCGTATTAATGTCGTGGTACCGTGTCATATTATCGTGCCGTGTTAAATATTGTCGGTCCTACAAATAATGGCAGGCCATGTGGATCGAGGAAGGCCATATAGCCTGCTACCATTGGTGGGCACTTGGGTCGAGAAGTCTCTGGGCAGAGGCATTGTGCCCTCTCCTAGTGCCCTCTCTAACGGAAGTCATTGTGACGCAGAGAATTTTTAgcccatatctgtatcaacaagtccaagcccaaagaagcatatcttggatatatcaaggaaatattctcgtgatgtggaaggggaagatgagatatcttgatccataaattgggaatattattatcttaattagatagtatatttaatttagatagaaatgtatttagaattatatattacttgcaattttagttcgagtcaagagtctaaagtttctaagtttggaataattacttgttttgttttaggaagttacatagtaagggcctagattctaatttcctattttagtttcttatttttcttaggcctatatatagtccatctcaatgtactagaagagagaactacaGACTTTAGAAAcacctattgatgaatgatactttgagtttgccataactctttcttttcagcatatcgttagggtttagccgtgttctattctcttcaagtctaaattcagatttaggcgcgagaaaccgTGATCCGCGCTGGGTCAGTCAATAGGTATTTTTGAGGTATATAGTTTTCACTTCTGGTACATTGAGATgaactatatataggcctaagaaaactaagaaactaaaataggaaattagaatctaggcccttactatgtaacttcctaaaacaaaataagtaattattccaaaattggaaactttagactcttgactaaAATTGCAAGTAATATACAATTCTAAATATactacctaattaagataataatattctcaatcaatggatcaagacatcttatcttccccttccacatcacgagaatatttccttaatatatccaagatatgcttatttgggcttgggcttgttgatacagatatggactgaaaatcctccgcgtcattcTCCCTTACTTGTAAAAAGCTCGTCCTCGAGCTTTCGATGTGCTTAGAGTATTGTAGTCACCATGAAGTTGAATCGCTCGTATGGATGGATCTTCATTCACCAAAGCTTCAAATTCCATATGTGGAAATGTTAATATCAATGACACATTTGGAAACTtctcttcaaaatataaattcttcaCAATCAATATAGGCAACTCATGTGATTCTATAGTTAACTCGTTCTTCACCTCGATATTATCTTCCTTTTTAGGACTCTCAACAATCTTGGAAACTTCTTTAATCTTTTTCTCCTTGCAGTCGATTAGCGTTGGTCTCTCGTCTTCCTTTTCGTTTCTATGGTTACTGTTCAGAATTTTCTCTTACATCGCCGGATGAATATTTGCCTTATCACTAAGATTTACCTTAGCCCTTTCATGATGATGTTTGGCAAAATTAGCAAAATTTTCTCGAGTTTCTGTTCTAATTTGTTCATTGAATTGCAATTCAGCCTTAAAAGCTAAGCTGCAAGTTTCAGATAAAGTCGAAATCACCTTATTCCCCGTTCTTTCTTGTATGTCAGGATTTAGGCCTTCTAGATAACACATGATTTTGATATCTTCACTTTCCACTAGAAGAACGCATTCAGCCAAGTGAAGGAATTCCATGGTATACTCTTCAACCGTCCTAATTCCTTGAGAACTTTGCTGGTACAATTGAAATGAGTACTCTTCATACTCCACGGAAAGAAATCTTGCCTTTAGAAATCTCTTCATACGCCTCAATGTAAAAAGTGGA
This region includes:
- the LOC116188328 gene encoding alcohol dehydrogenase class-3, which produces MASTEGQVITCKAAVSYEPNKPLVIEDVQVAPPQAGEVRIKILFTALCHTDAYTWSGKDPEGLFPCILGHEAAGIVESVGEGVTEVKPGDHVIPCYQAECRECKFCKSGKTNLCGKVRTATGVGVMMNDRKSRFSVNGKPIYHFMGTSTFSQYTVVHDVSVAKIDPKAPLEKVCLLGCGVPTGLGAVWNTAKVEPGSIVAVFGLGTVGLAVAEGAKAAGASRIIGIDIDSKKFDTAKNFGVTEFINPKDHDKPIQQVIVDHTDGGVDYSFECIGNVSVMRAALECCHKGWGTSVIVGVAASGQEISTRPFQLVTGRVWKGTAFGGFKSRSQVPWLVDKYMKKEIKVDEYITHNLTLGEINKAFDLLHEGGCLRCVLAMD
- the LOC116187502 gene encoding uncharacterized protein LOC116187502; protein product: MDKAEEVDSEIGDVMYHSFGEGYATRCEDEGFGLIYAGKQAVRLEDHDQETETVDVMYHSFGEGYATRCKDEGFGLIYAGKQSIKDHDQEIVENHFAFETKESHIKKEKAQHRN